In the genome of Brienomyrus brachyistius isolate T26 chromosome 17, BBRACH_0.4, whole genome shotgun sequence, one region contains:
- the LOC125711335 gene encoding splicing factor U2AF 65 kDa subunit-like: KRSRSRSLSRGEKHRRWSKDSRGRSHEKRSSSRDRKGRDRRSSSREHKKHSYSPRRSRKKRTYKYWDVPPPGFEHITPMQYKAMQAAGQIPTIALLATSTTSGVAVTPTQVPMVGSQMTRQARWLYVGNIPFGLTEEAMADFFNTQMRLAGLCQGPTNPVLAVQINQDKNFAFLEFRSVDETTQAMAFDGIIFQGQSLKIRRPHDYRPLPGISEQPAFHVPGVVSTVVPDSPHKLFVGGLPNYLSDDQVKELLTSFGPLKAFNLVKDSATSLSKGYAFYEYVDISATDQAVAGLNGMQLGDMKLIVQRASVGAKNANATAIIETPVTLQVPGLQRLQSSGMPTEVLCLLNMVMPEELVDDEDYEEILEDIREECCKYGNVRSIEIPRPVDGVEVPGCGKVGPVLSCTSGKKKTSVGTKHRLMGAFLAQKCFENGIIFCVRKTI, from the exons aagcgtagccgcagccggtctctgagccgtggcgagaagcaccgccgctggagcaaggactccagggggcggagtcacgagaagcgcagcagcagccgcgaccgcaagggtcgtgaccgacggagcagctcacgcgagcacaagaagcacag ctactctcctcggagaagccgtaagaaaaggacatacaagtactgggatgttccccctccgggattcgagcacatcacccccatgcagtacaaggcaatgcaag ctgcagggcagatccccacgatagctttactggcaacatccaccaccagcggcgtggcagtgacgcccacccaggtgccgatggtcggcagccagatgacccggcaggccaggtggctttatgtcggcaacatccccttcggcctgacggag gaggccatggcggatttcttcaatacccagatgcgattggctggcttatgtcaaggtcccaccaatcccgtcctcgctgttcagataaaccaggacaagaactttgccttccttgaa tttcggtccgtggatgagaccacgcaggcaatggccttcgacggcatcattttccagggtcagtcgttaaaaatcaggcggccccacgactatcgccccctgcctggcatctcagagcagcccgccttccacgtaccag gggtcgtctccaccgtggttccagactcgccacacaagctctttgtcggaggcctgcccaactatctcagtgacgatcag gtgaaggaactcttgacgtcgttcggacctcttaaggccttcaaccttgtgaaggacagtgccacgtcactgtctaagggttatgctttctatgaatacgtggacatcagtgccactgaccag gccgtggctggactcaatggcatgcagctcggagacatgaagctcatcgtccagcgggcaagcgtgggggctaagaatgccaacgct acggccatcatcgagacgccggtgacgctgcaggttccagggctgcagcggctgcagagctccggcatgcccacggaggtgctgtgcctcctcaacatggtcatgcccgaggagctggtggacgacgaggactacgaggagatcctggaggacatccgggaggagtgttgcaagtacggcaacgtgcgctccatcgagattccgcggcccgtcgatggcgtggaggtgcctggctgtggcaaggtgggacccgtactctcctgtaccagtggcaaaaagaagacctctgtaggcactaaacacaggctcatgggagcatttcttgcacaaaagtgttttgaaaacggaataattttttgtgtaagaaaaacaatctga